Proteins from a genomic interval of Chroococcidiopsis thermalis PCC 7203:
- a CDS encoding pyridoxamine 5'-phosphate oxidase family protein yields MAKVFDRITDELQAFIATQHIFFVATAPISSTGHINVSPKGLDSFRILSPNRVAYLDLTGSGNETSAHLQENGRITLMFCAFQGSPSILRLYGTGYTVLPDRAEWDNLHSLFPPTPGTRQIIVAEIDRVQTSCGFGVPLYEHQGERENLVKWAHKKGEQGLQDYQKQKNLVSIDGLPTPLAAKEPS; encoded by the coding sequence ATGGCTAAAGTCTTCGATCGCATTACGGACGAACTACAAGCATTCATCGCTACCCAACACATCTTTTTTGTAGCGACTGCACCCATCAGTTCAACTGGGCATATTAACGTTTCACCCAAAGGTTTAGACAGCTTTCGCATTCTCTCCCCCAATCGCGTTGCTTATTTAGACTTAACGGGTAGCGGAAACGAAACATCAGCCCATTTACAAGAAAACGGGCGCATCACTCTCATGTTTTGCGCCTTTCAAGGTTCACCTTCCATTCTGCGACTTTACGGCACAGGCTATACAGTATTACCAGATCGTGCTGAGTGGGATAACCTACACTCCTTGTTTCCACCGACACCAGGAACGCGCCAAATTATCGTCGCCGAGATCGATCGCGTGCAGACATCCTGCGGCTTTGGCGTACCGCTATACGAACACCAAGGCGAACGAGAAAACCTTGTCAAGTGGGCGCACAAAAAAGGCGAACAGGGATTACAAGACTATCAAAAGCAAAAAAACCTTGTCAGTATCGACGGCTTACCCACACCCCTAGCAGCTAAAGAACCTTCGTAG
- a CDS encoding TMEM165/GDT1 family protein, whose translation MLAAFIASFLLIAVSELGDKTFFIAAILAMRHSRRLVFAGAVSALAAMTILSVLVGQVAALLPKTYIQYAEIALFLGFGLKLLYEASKMPVSSCDTEIIQEAKTAIEKAEFNLPKTQNAGAIIAEAFTLTFLSEWGDRTQIATIALATRYPVVGVTIGAILGHALCAALAVVCGRMLAGRISERKLTIAGGILFIMFGIMAAVEAA comes from the coding sequence GTGCTAGCAGCCTTCATTGCCAGTTTTTTACTGATTGCGGTTTCAGAATTAGGAGATAAAACTTTTTTCATCGCTGCAATTTTGGCGATGCGTCATTCGCGACGGCTGGTGTTTGCTGGTGCAGTATCCGCTTTGGCAGCAATGACAATACTTTCTGTTTTAGTGGGACAAGTTGCGGCTTTGTTGCCTAAAACATACATTCAATATGCAGAAATAGCCTTGTTTCTTGGTTTTGGTTTGAAGTTGCTTTACGAAGCAAGTAAAATGCCAGTGAGTTCTTGCGATACAGAAATTATTCAAGAGGCAAAAACTGCGATTGAGAAAGCAGAATTTAATTTACCGAAAACTCAAAATGCCGGAGCAATTATTGCTGAGGCTTTCACGCTAACTTTTTTATCAGAATGGGGCGATCGCACTCAAATTGCAACTATTGCTTTAGCAACTCGATATCCAGTTGTAGGCGTGACTATTGGAGCAATTTTAGGTCATGCTTTGTGTGCGGCGCTTGCAGTTGTTTGCGGACGCATGTTAGCTGGACGTATCTCGGAGCGAAAGTTAACTATTGCTGGAGGAATTCTGTTTATTATGTTTGGTATTATGGCAGCGGTTGAAGCAGCATGA
- a CDS encoding succinate dehydrogenase/fumarate reductase flavoprotein subunit gives MLEHDVIIVGGGLAGCRAAVEIARLDPSLNVAVVAKTHPIRSHSVAAQGGIAATLKNVDDKDSWEAHAFDTVKGSDYLADQDAVELLAREAPDVVIDLEHMGVLFSRLPDGRIAQRAFGGHSHNRTCYAADKTGHAILHELVNNLRRYGVQVYEEWYVMRLILEDGQAKGVVMYRILDGHIEVVRAKAVMFATGGYGRVYNTTSNDYASTGDGLAMAAIAGLPLEDMEFVQFHPTGLYPVGVLISEAVRGEGAYLINAEGERFMATYAPSRMELAPRDITSRAIAYEIRAGRGVYPDGRAGGPCVYLDLRHMGREKIMSRVPFCWEEAHRLVGVDAVHQPMPVRPTVHYSMGGIPVNTDGQVRRSAEQLVEGFFAAGECACVSVHGANRLGSNSLLECVVYGRRTGAAIAQYVQNRKLPDIQEQRYINEAKQQIQALLEQPGKYRIEQVRTAFQDAMTQHCGVFRTESLMQEGLQQLQQLQQQSAQIYLDDKGSCWNTEIIEALELGSLIVVGQLILHSALNRQESRGAHFREDFPQRDDSNFLKHTLSYYSPAGIDLQYKPVAITMFEPQERKY, from the coding sequence ATGCTAGAACACGATGTCATTATTGTTGGCGGCGGACTGGCTGGCTGTCGTGCCGCAGTAGAAATTGCCCGCCTCGATCCGAGTTTGAATGTGGCTGTAGTGGCGAAAACTCACCCGATCCGCTCTCATTCTGTCGCCGCTCAAGGAGGAATTGCTGCAACGCTGAAGAATGTGGATGATAAAGATAGCTGGGAAGCCCACGCCTTCGATACCGTGAAAGGTTCCGACTATCTAGCCGATCAAGATGCAGTAGAGTTGCTAGCCCGTGAAGCCCCCGATGTGGTGATAGACCTAGAACATATGGGGGTGTTGTTTTCTCGCTTGCCTGACGGTCGCATCGCCCAAAGAGCCTTCGGCGGACATTCTCACAATCGTACCTGCTATGCCGCAGATAAGACCGGACACGCTATTTTGCACGAACTCGTCAATAATTTACGACGATACGGCGTACAGGTTTATGAAGAATGGTACGTGATGCGTCTGATTTTGGAGGACGGTCAAGCTAAGGGCGTGGTGATGTACCGCATTCTCGACGGACACATCGAAGTCGTACGCGCCAAAGCGGTGATGTTTGCTACGGGCGGTTACGGTCGAGTCTACAACACGACTTCTAACGATTATGCTTCGACAGGCGACGGATTGGCGATGGCAGCGATCGCAGGTCTACCTTTAGAAGACATGGAATTCGTCCAATTTCACCCCACGGGATTGTATCCAGTAGGCGTATTGATCTCGGAAGCCGTGCGGGGAGAAGGAGCTTATTTAATTAATGCCGAGGGAGAGCGTTTTATGGCAACATACGCCCCCTCAAGGATGGAATTAGCGCCACGGGATATTACCTCTAGGGCGATCGCTTATGAAATTCGTGCCGGACGCGGCGTTTATCCCGATGGTCGAGCGGGTGGTCCCTGCGTGTATCTCGACTTGCGGCACATGGGCAGAGAAAAAATTATGAGCCGCGTCCCTTTTTGCTGGGAAGAAGCCCATCGACTCGTAGGAGTTGATGCCGTTCATCAGCCGATGCCCGTGCGTCCCACAGTCCACTATTCTATGGGTGGGATACCCGTGAATACAGACGGACAGGTGCGCCGGAGTGCCGAGCAGTTAGTGGAGGGATTCTTTGCGGCTGGAGAGTGTGCTTGTGTCTCCGTTCACGGTGCTAATCGCTTGGGGAGCAATTCTTTGTTGGAATGCGTAGTCTACGGACGGCGTACCGGAGCTGCGATCGCGCAATACGTCCAAAATCGTAAATTACCGGATATCCAAGAGCAACGCTATATCAACGAGGCAAAACAGCAAATCCAAGCCTTGTTAGAACAACCAGGAAAGTACCGGATCGAGCAAGTCCGTACGGCTTTTCAAGATGCTATGACGCAGCACTGCGGCGTATTTCGGACGGAAAGTTTGATGCAAGAAGGCTTACAACAATTGCAACAACTGCAACAGCAATCCGCGCAAATATATCTAGATGATAAAGGCAGTTGTTGGAATACAGAAATTATTGAAGCCTTAGAATTGGGGAGTTTAATTGTCGTCGGACAACTCATTTTACATTCAGCCCTCAACCGTCAAGAAAGCCGTGGCGCTCACTTCCGCGAGGACTTTCCGCAACGGGACGACAGTAATTTCCTCAAGCACACCCTCTCGTATTATTCCCCTGCTGGTATCGACCTACAATACAAACCCGTCGCAATTACTATGTTTGAGCCACAAGAACGGAAATATTAG
- the trpS gene encoding tryptophan--tRNA ligase — translation MAMRVLSGIQSTGNLHLGNYLGAIRNWVEGQSQYENYLFVADLHAITVPHKPEELAANTYTLAALYLACGLDLKYSTIFIQSHVPAHSELTWLFNCITPLNWLEDMIQFKEKAVKQGENVSVGLLDYPVLMASDILLYQPDKVPVGEDQKQHLEITRDIAARFNYQFARENPVLKLPEPLIRAEGARVMSLTDGTKKMSKSDPSELSRINLLDTPDQIQQKIKRCKTDPIRGLVFDDPERPECNNLLTLYMLLSGKTKQEVAAECQDMGWGQFKPLLTETAIAALKPIQDKYNEVMADKGYLESVLRDGKQKAAAIANDTLSKVKTALGFSVPL, via the coding sequence ATGGCGATGCGCGTTCTTTCTGGAATTCAATCCACTGGCAATCTACACTTAGGTAACTACTTAGGGGCAATTCGCAACTGGGTAGAAGGACAAAGCCAGTATGAAAATTATCTCTTTGTGGCAGATCTACATGCCATTACCGTGCCACACAAACCAGAGGAACTAGCAGCTAATACTTACACGCTCGCAGCTCTATACTTAGCTTGTGGTTTAGATCTAAAATACTCCACTATTTTCATTCAATCTCACGTTCCCGCCCACAGCGAATTGACTTGGCTATTTAATTGCATAACGCCGTTGAACTGGTTAGAAGACATGATCCAGTTCAAGGAGAAGGCAGTAAAACAGGGAGAGAATGTTAGCGTTGGCTTATTAGACTACCCTGTACTAATGGCATCGGATATCTTACTCTATCAACCTGATAAAGTCCCCGTAGGAGAGGATCAAAAGCAGCATTTAGAAATTACTCGCGACATTGCAGCGCGATTTAACTATCAATTTGCCCGCGAAAACCCAGTGTTGAAGTTACCAGAACCTTTGATTCGGGCAGAAGGCGCAAGGGTGATGAGTCTGACAGACGGAACCAAAAAAATGTCGAAGTCAGACCCCTCAGAGTTGAGTCGAATTAATTTGCTGGATACACCAGACCAAATTCAACAAAAAATTAAGCGCTGTAAGACCGATCCGATTCGCGGCTTGGTATTCGATGACCCCGAAAGACCGGAATGTAATAATCTTTTGACTCTTTATATGCTACTATCTGGCAAAACCAAGCAGGAAGTTGCGGCAGAGTGTCAAGATATGGGCTGGGGACAATTTAAACCACTGCTAACCGAAACAGCGATCGCTGCCCTTAAACCGATTCAAGATAAGTACAACGAGGTAATGGCAGATAAGGGATATCTAGAGTCAGTATTGCGCGATGGCAAGCAAAAAGCAGCCGCGATCGCTAACGATACCCTGAGCAAAGTTAAAACAGCTTTGGGCTTCTCCGTACCGCTTTAG
- a CDS encoding flavin monoamine oxidase family protein codes for MISDRQNIQVSVAIVGGGLSGMSAAWELYQAGIDSLVVLEANDRIGGRTFNQLHPKIGYVEMGGTWVGRTQTAVLDLARQLGVATKQGKVDGATIYGYQGIWTMHEDNPSESATPAQKDFAQVMAKFEQLSQNVPLDAPWNTPNAETLDSISAGEWIDRNTETIEARAWMAGSIRQGIAGDPHQVSMLFVLYFMANAGFFDLRETAEDYRLVGGSHSLTLKIAEHLGDRVWLNTRVREISHGDRVRLVTKRGVIQADYAIVAMMPKDAGKIHFDPPLPAIHQQLISEWQQMSWIKFFCLYPRPLWWGKAASGHYYSMDTEAEVFDVSPDDGSYGLLIGFFEPKYSNLSEVERRKCAIQTVTDMFGIAGAAPEEYFEIDYTQQSWTSGCVAALPPGLLTQAGAALNEPVGRIYWAGTERSTRWINYMDGAVRSGQHAARQILEQLI; via the coding sequence ATGATAAGCGATCGCCAAAACATTCAAGTATCTGTTGCTATCGTCGGCGGGGGACTCTCCGGTATGAGTGCAGCTTGGGAACTCTACCAAGCAGGGATCGATTCACTCGTTGTTTTGGAAGCAAACGATCGCATTGGCGGACGCACGTTTAACCAGCTTCATCCTAAGATTGGTTATGTAGAAATGGGTGGTACTTGGGTAGGACGCACGCAAACAGCTGTCCTCGATTTGGCACGACAGTTAGGAGTTGCCACCAAACAAGGTAAAGTTGATGGAGCCACGATTTACGGCTACCAGGGGATCTGGACGATGCACGAAGACAACCCTAGCGAGTCCGCCACGCCAGCTCAAAAAGATTTTGCTCAGGTAATGGCAAAATTCGAGCAACTCAGTCAGAACGTACCGCTAGACGCACCCTGGAACACACCTAATGCTGAGACTTTAGATTCTATCTCTGCGGGAGAGTGGATCGATCGCAATACGGAGACAATAGAAGCAAGAGCTTGGATGGCGGGTAGTATTCGTCAAGGAATCGCAGGCGATCCGCATCAAGTCTCGATGTTGTTCGTTTTATATTTTATGGCGAATGCGGGGTTTTTCGACCTACGCGAGACAGCCGAAGATTATCGTCTCGTCGGTGGTTCCCACAGTTTGACCTTAAAAATTGCTGAGCATTTAGGCGATCGCGTGTGGTTGAATACAAGAGTACGAGAGATTTCGCATGGCGATCGGGTACGCTTAGTGACAAAAAGGGGAGTCATACAAGCAGACTACGCGATCGTGGCAATGATGCCTAAAGATGCGGGAAAAATTCATTTCGATCCGCCTTTACCAGCAATTCATCAGCAATTAATATCGGAATGGCAGCAGATGAGCTGGATCAAATTCTTCTGTCTCTATCCACGTCCGTTGTGGTGGGGAAAAGCAGCCAGCGGACATTACTACAGTATGGACACGGAAGCAGAGGTTTTTGACGTTTCTCCAGATGATGGTAGCTATGGTTTATTAATTGGTTTTTTCGAGCCAAAATACTCTAATTTAAGTGAAGTAGAACGGCGCAAATGTGCGATTCAAACTGTTACAGATATGTTTGGTATTGCAGGCGCTGCACCAGAAGAATATTTTGAAATTGATTACACTCAACAATCGTGGACGAGTGGTTGTGTAGCAGCTTTACCACCTGGTTTATTGACACAAGCAGGAGCAGCACTAAACGAACCTGTGGGTAGAATTTATTGGGCAGGAACCGAACGTTCTACCCGTTGGATCAATTATATGGATGGAGCAGTGCGATCGGGTCAACATGCCGCACGTCAGATTCTCGAACAATTGATTTAA
- the pstC gene encoding phosphate ABC transporter permease subunit PstC, translating into MSEPHVENNRQFPLKSEIDLTASSGKFAWFDQGFTWLVYGLAFAMVALLFWISWIIFENALPAIRQFGLGFLWSQEWNVADLKFGALPFIFGTLVSSALAMLIAVPVGLAVALITSEDILPASVRSPIAFMVELIAAIPSVIIGLWGIFVLIPFLQPIQQWLYDHFAWIPLFSTPPVGYGMSSAGVILAIMILPTMAAISREVLLAVPKELRSGSMSLGATRWETIFGVLLPAGISGIVGAAILALGRALGETMAVTMVIGNTAQISPSLLDVAYTIPSVLANEFGEALDGLHVGALMYLALILFLVTLLVNIASVALVKFISRHN; encoded by the coding sequence ATGTCAGAACCACATGTAGAAAATAATCGGCAGTTTCCTCTTAAGTCAGAGATAGATTTAACTGCATCTTCAGGAAAATTTGCGTGGTTCGACCAAGGGTTTACCTGGCTGGTATATGGCTTGGCATTTGCTATGGTAGCCCTACTTTTTTGGATTAGCTGGATTATCTTTGAAAATGCCCTGCCAGCTATTCGACAATTTGGGCTGGGTTTTTTGTGGAGTCAAGAATGGAATGTAGCAGATCTCAAATTTGGGGCACTGCCATTCATTTTTGGCACTTTAGTCAGTTCGGCACTCGCCATGTTAATTGCCGTTCCCGTGGGATTAGCAGTAGCGTTAATTACGAGCGAAGATATTTTGCCTGCTTCAGTGCGATCGCCCATTGCTTTCATGGTAGAGTTGATTGCCGCTATTCCTAGCGTCATTATCGGTCTGTGGGGCATTTTCGTACTGATTCCGTTTTTGCAACCGATTCAACAATGGCTTTACGACCATTTCGCTTGGATACCCCTGTTTAGCACTCCACCAGTAGGCTATGGGATGTCGAGTGCAGGCGTAATTCTGGCGATTATGATTTTGCCGACAATGGCAGCAATTAGCCGCGAAGTTCTACTTGCCGTACCAAAGGAATTACGCAGTGGTTCGATGTCTTTGGGTGCAACCCGTTGGGAAACTATTTTCGGCGTGCTGTTACCAGCAGGTATTTCTGGTATAGTTGGAGCGGCAATTTTGGCACTCGGACGAGCGTTAGGGGAAACAATGGCTGTAACGATGGTAATCGGAAATACAGCACAAATCAGCCCTTCATTGTTAGATGTGGCATATACGATTCCATCTGTGCTAGCGAATGAGTTTGGTGAAGCATTAGATGGATTGCACGTCGGTGCGTTAATGTACTTAGCTTTGATTTTGTTTTTAGTCACGCTACTGGTAAATATTGCTTCAGTGGCTCTGGTAAAATTTATTAGCCGACACAATTGA
- the pstS gene encoding phosphate ABC transporter substrate-binding protein PstS, whose amino-acid sequence MLLSGITLKRVVATSAVAATVTLGASLTGIAQQTATLNGAGATFPEPLYQRWASELRKANPPLQVNYQGIGSGGGVRQFIAGSVDFGASDNAMTDEEVKKVKNGVVFVPTAGGPVAVVYNAPGVNELRLSRKVLPQIFAGQIKNWNDPAIAADNPGAKLPNQPIRLAVRADASGTSFIFTNALSAMSPYFKGRIGPNRAPSWAGSPLKGKGNPGVAQIVQRTPGSIGYVEAAFASENKIPMAQVQNSKGEFISPTQEAADQALEGVKFNPDFRVNYDLLGNPDSGYPIVGLTWIMVYRNYEQPGKADAVKRMVEWMMTDGQAINGQLNYTRIPAKVAGQVVQTVKSEVK is encoded by the coding sequence ATGCTGCTATCTGGAATTACGCTGAAGCGTGTTGTTGCGACTTCAGCAGTCGCAGCTACAGTTACCTTGGGAGCTAGTTTAACGGGAATTGCGCAACAAACTGCTACCCTCAATGGTGCTGGGGCAACTTTCCCAGAACCCCTATATCAACGCTGGGCTAGCGAGTTGCGTAAAGCTAACCCGCCACTTCAAGTCAACTATCAAGGAATTGGTAGCGGTGGCGGCGTGAGACAGTTTATTGCTGGCTCAGTCGATTTTGGCGCTAGCGATAATGCCATGACCGATGAAGAAGTGAAAAAAGTTAAGAACGGCGTGGTATTCGTCCCCACAGCTGGCGGTCCCGTTGCCGTGGTGTATAATGCTCCTGGCGTTAACGAGCTAAGACTATCTCGTAAAGTCTTACCACAGATTTTTGCAGGTCAAATTAAGAATTGGAACGATCCGGCGATCGCCGCTGATAATCCTGGGGCAAAATTACCAAATCAGCCTATTAGACTTGCCGTCCGTGCTGATGCTAGCGGTACGAGCTTTATCTTCACCAACGCCCTCAGCGCCATGAGTCCCTACTTTAAAGGTAGAATCGGTCCTAATCGCGCTCCTTCTTGGGCTGGTAGCCCCCTTAAAGGCAAAGGCAATCCTGGTGTAGCTCAAATCGTGCAGCGGACTCCTGGTAGCATTGGCTATGTAGAGGCTGCTTTTGCTAGTGAAAATAAAATTCCAATGGCACAAGTGCAAAACAGCAAAGGGGAATTTATATCACCAACTCAAGAGGCAGCAGACCAAGCTTTAGAAGGTGTGAAGTTCAATCCTGATTTTCGCGTAAACTACGATCTACTTGGCAATCCTGACTCTGGATATCCAATTGTCGGTTTGACCTGGATTATGGTTTATAGAAACTACGAACAGCCAGGTAAAGCTGATGCCGTCAAACGGATGGTAGAGTGGATGATGACTGACGGTCAGGCAATTAACGGTCAACTCAACTACACGCGCATTCCTGCTAAGGTTGCCGGTCAAGTCGTACAGACTGTGAAAAGCGAAGTGAAGTAG
- a CDS encoding Uma2 family endonuclease: MVQISPKSLTLEEFMKLPETKPASEYINGEILQKPMPQGKHSVIRGELSSTIITILKPQKIARAFIELRCTFGGRSTVPDVSVFTWERIPRKENGGVANVFAIAPDWTIEILSPDQSQTKVTKNILHCLKYETQMGWLIDPEEQTVFVYLPNQQPEVFDEPEQQIPVPSFAREIKLTVGNLFGWLME; this comes from the coding sequence ATGGTACAAATATCACCTAAATCTTTAACACTGGAAGAGTTCATGAAATTACCAGAAACGAAACCCGCCAGCGAGTATATTAATGGTGAAATTCTTCAAAAACCGATGCCTCAAGGTAAGCATAGCGTCATTCGAGGCGAATTATCATCTACAATTATTACTATTTTAAAACCTCAGAAAATTGCTAGAGCATTTATAGAGCTTCGCTGTACCTTTGGTGGACGTTCAACTGTACCAGATGTATCTGTGTTTACTTGGGAACGAATTCCCCGCAAGGAAAATGGCGGAGTTGCCAATGTCTTTGCAATTGCACCTGATTGGACGATTGAAATTCTCTCACCCGACCAAAGCCAAACAAAAGTTACTAAAAATATCTTACACTGCCTCAAATATGAAACTCAAATGGGTTGGTTAATCGATCCAGAAGAACAAACAGTATTTGTTTATCTTCCCAACCAACAGCCAGAAGTATTTGATGAACCAGAACAGCAGATTCCTGTTCCATCTTTTGCACGAGAAATTAAATTAACTGTAGGAAACTTATTTGGATGGTTAATGGAGTAA
- a CDS encoding methylenetetrahydrofolate reductase: MHNTTRLNSFRKAVKAREFLVTAEVAPPKGGDPSHMLQMAQALKGRVHAVNITDGSRAVVRMSSFASSVILSQQGIEPICQVACRDRNRIGLEADLLGAHALGIHNILALTGDPVKAGDRTDAKSVFDLESVRLLQLIGKMNQGLDCDDKPLTDGATDLFVGAAVDPQCKSWSGLQSRFERKLAAGAQFFQSQLITDFDRLEKFMTQIASGCNKPVLAGIFLLKSAKNAQFINRCVPGVNIPEHIIDRLAQAKEPLAEGIKIAAEQVQIARQLCDGVHMMAVKREDLIPQILDLAGIPPVVSYSLPSQVVSSLR, translated from the coding sequence ATGCATAATACAACCCGTTTAAATTCATTTCGCAAAGCCGTTAAAGCCAGAGAGTTTTTAGTGACAGCTGAAGTTGCCCCTCCCAAGGGTGGCGATCCCAGCCACATGCTTCAAATGGCGCAGGCGCTTAAAGGACGGGTACACGCAGTCAATATCACAGATGGTAGCCGTGCCGTAGTACGGATGTCTTCTTTTGCCTCATCCGTTATTCTCTCACAGCAGGGGATCGAACCGATTTGTCAAGTTGCCTGTCGCGATCGCAACCGCATTGGTTTAGAAGCCGACTTGCTGGGCGCACATGCCCTGGGCATCCACAATATCTTGGCTTTAACTGGCGATCCTGTCAAAGCAGGCGATCGCACTGATGCTAAAAGTGTCTTCGATTTAGAGTCGGTAAGGCTGCTACAACTGATCGGCAAAATGAATCAAGGCTTAGACTGCGATGATAAACCTTTGACAGATGGGGCGACAGATTTGTTTGTCGGTGCGGCTGTCGATCCGCAGTGCAAAAGTTGGTCGGGATTGCAAAGTCGCTTTGAACGCAAACTAGCAGCAGGGGCGCAGTTTTTCCAAAGTCAGTTGATTACTGATTTCGATCGCCTAGAAAAGTTTATGACTCAGATTGCCTCTGGTTGTAACAAGCCAGTTTTAGCAGGTATCTTCTTATTAAAATCGGCTAAAAATGCTCAATTTATCAATCGCTGCGTTCCTGGCGTAAACATTCCCGAACATATTATCGATCGCCTTGCCCAAGCCAAAGAGCCTTTAGCAGAAGGGATAAAAATTGCTGCCGAACAAGTGCAAATTGCTCGTCAACTTTGCGACGGCGTACATATGATGGCAGTGAAACGAGAAGATTTGATCCCCCAAATTCTCGACTTAGCAGGAATTCCTCCTGTAGTTAGTTACAGTTTGCCATCTCAGGTAGTTAGTTCGCTCAGATGA
- the pstA gene encoding phosphate ABC transporter permease PstA, giving the protein MNDRPIVEKIDPSLAAELRRPLPTYRAVFNSGMTAIALLLTALAILPLGSILLEILLRGGQNFSWAVFTNIPAPVGVTDVPNGFGNAILGTLMMVGIASAIAIPVGVLTGIFLSEFGRNTAIGSSIRFIITILTGIPSIIAGVFAYGVLILNKVTQFSAVAGGFALAVIMLPIVALTTEEALKLIPNHQRLGSAALGANRLQTTFRVVVAAAIPAITTGVLLAVARAAGETAPLLFTALFSISWPDGLFNPTPSLSVLIYNYANSPDLGQNQMAWTAALVLVGLVLCISIISRLATRRRQ; this is encoded by the coding sequence ATGAACGATCGCCCAATCGTAGAAAAGATAGATCCATCTTTGGCAGCAGAATTACGCCGTCCTTTGCCTACTTATAGAGCGGTTTTTAATAGCGGTATGACTGCGATCGCTCTGCTATTAACGGCTCTAGCTATATTACCTCTAGGATCGATCTTGCTCGAAATTCTGCTGAGGGGTGGTCAAAACTTTAGCTGGGCTGTGTTTACAAATATACCTGCCCCCGTAGGCGTAACGGACGTTCCCAATGGTTTTGGTAATGCGATCTTGGGTACTTTAATGATGGTAGGTATTGCTTCGGCGATCGCAATTCCAGTAGGAGTGCTGACAGGGATTTTCTTATCTGAATTTGGTAGAAATACAGCTATTGGCAGCTCGATCCGATTTATTATTACTATTCTCACGGGTATACCTTCAATCATTGCAGGTGTATTTGCTTACGGCGTTTTGATCTTGAACAAAGTTACGCAATTTTCTGCTGTAGCTGGAGGTTTTGCCCTGGCAGTCATCATGCTGCCCATCGTAGCGCTGACGACGGAAGAAGCTTTGAAACTGATCCCCAATCACCAACGCTTGGGTTCCGCCGCCTTGGGCGCAAATCGTCTGCAAACAACCTTCCGCGTTGTCGTTGCTGCGGCAATTCCCGCCATCACTACAGGCGTTTTACTCGCTGTTGCCCGCGCCGCTGGTGAAACAGCACCGCTACTATTTACCGCTTTATTTAGTATTAGCTGGCCCGATGGATTGTTTAATCCTACCCCCTCGTTATCCGTCCTGATTTACAACTACGCTAACTCTCCCGACCTTGGGCAAAACCAGATGGCATGGACTGCGGCTTTAGTTTTAGTAGGACTAGTTTTATGTATTAGTATTATCTCGCGTCTAGCAACCAGAAGAAGACAGTGA
- the pstB gene encoding phosphate ABC transporter ATP-binding protein PstB — protein MNYTKSVATNLIPALRVKSLNFFYGTRKAIDKVTMDIYQGQVTAIIGPSGCGKSTFIKALNRISELEGKVKVEGQVEFFGQDIYDRRVNLNRLRREIGMVFQKPNPFPMSIYDNVAYGVRAQSRPSRMQLDDIVESALKGAALWDEVKDNLKKSALGLSGGQQQRLCIARALAVKPKILLMDEPASALDPISTMKIEELIHSLRGELTIAIVTHNMQQAARVSDYTAFFSTDESRIGQMVEFDETEKIFSEANDPRTQDYVEGRFG, from the coding sequence ATGAATTACACAAAATCAGTAGCAACAAATTTAATTCCAGCGCTGCGAGTGAAAAGCCTAAATTTTTTCTATGGCACTCGTAAGGCGATCGATAAGGTGACAATGGATATTTACCAAGGACAAGTTACCGCGATTATCGGTCCTTCTGGCTGTGGTAAATCGACTTTTATTAAAGCCCTTAACAGAATTAGCGAACTGGAAGGTAAAGTTAAAGTTGAGGGTCAGGTAGAGTTTTTCGGTCAAGATATTTACGATCGCCGTGTCAACCTGAATCGCCTGCGCCGCGAAATCGGCATGGTATTCCAAAAGCCTAATCCTTTCCCCATGAGTATTTACGATAACGTGGCTTATGGTGTAAGAGCGCAGTCTCGTCCGTCGCGGATGCAGTTGGATGATATCGTTGAATCTGCTCTCAAGGGTGCGGCTTTGTGGGATGAAGTCAAGGATAATCTGAAAAAATCGGCTTTGGGTTTATCAGGCGGACAACAGCAGCGTCTCTGTATTGCTAGGGCGCTAGCTGTCAAACCTAAGATTTTGTTGATGGATGAACCTGCTTCCGCCCTCGATCCGATCTCGACGATGAAGATTGAGGAATTAATTCACAGTTTGCGCGGAGAACTGACGATCGCGATCGTGACTCACAATATGCAACAAGCCGCCCGCGTATCTGACTATACGGCATTTTTTAGCACGGATGAGAGTCGGATCGGTCAGATGGTGGAGTTCGACGAAACGGAGAAAATCTTCTCCGAGGCTAACGATCCTCGTACTCAGGATTATGTGGAAGGTCGTTTCGGTTGA